Proteins from a single region of Syntrophales bacterium:
- a CDS encoding 3-isopropylmalate dehydratase small subunit — translation MKFRGRVWIFGDNVDTDVIYPARYMNIHDPKQMAAHCMEDADPDFMKKIRPGDIIVAGENFGCGSSREHAPIAIREAGLSCVVARSFARIFYRNAFNMGLPIFESADLRDRVAEGAEIEIDGAAGTIRILGGEGETLSIQPIPPFMQELLQDGGLMKHLAKKRSAGEGRT, via the coding sequence ATGAAATTCCGGGGCCGCGTGTGGATCTTCGGGGACAACGTCGACACCGACGTCATCTATCCCGCCCGGTACATGAACATCCACGATCCGAAGCAGATGGCCGCCCACTGCATGGAGGACGCCGACCCGGATTTCATGAAGAAGATCCGCCCCGGCGACATCATCGTGGCGGGAGAGAATTTCGGCTGCGGCTCCTCCCGGGAGCACGCCCCCATCGCCATCCGCGAGGCGGGCCTTTCGTGCGTCGTGGCCCGGAGCTTCGCCCGCATCTTCTACCGCAACGCTTTCAACATGGGGCTGCCCATCTTCGAGTCGGCGGATCTGCGGGACCGGGTGGCGGAGGGGGCTGAGATCGAGATAGACGGTGCCGCCGGGACGATCCGCATCCTCGGCGGAGAGGGAGAGACCCTGTCCATCCAGCCCATCCCGCCGTTCATGCAGGAACTGCTTCAGGACGGCGGCCTCATGAAGCACCTGGCGAAGAAGCGGTCCGCCGGGGAGGGACGGACATGA
- the leuB gene encoding 3-isopropylmalate dehydrogenase, with protein MSGKQFRIAVFAGDGIGPEVVREALRVLEALTEDTGLSVDIREGFVGGAAFDRFGEPLPEQSLSLAMESDAVLLGAVGGPKWEALEYGLRPERALLGLRERLGLFANLRPVHVFEELLDASPLRRSVVEGTDVLIVRELTGDLYFGIPRGVRVEDGQRVGINTLVYTEGEIRRIAKTGFEAARARRRKLLSVDKANVLESTQLWRDVVTEVGRDYPDVELGHMYVDNCAMQLVRNPRQFDVIVTTNMFGDILSDEAAMITGSIGMLPSASLGDGRGMYEPIHGSAPDIAGTDAANPLGTILSVAMMLRHSFGLEKEARRIEDAVRAVLRDGLRTRDIAGDGAGPAPVGTVAMGDAVVRKIRDGA; from the coding sequence ATGAGCGGGAAACAATTCCGGATCGCCGTATTCGCGGGCGACGGCATCGGGCCGGAGGTTGTCCGGGAGGCCCTGCGGGTCCTTGAGGCCCTGACGGAGGACACGGGCCTGTCCGTCGATATCCGGGAGGGCTTTGTCGGCGGTGCCGCCTTTGACCGGTTCGGGGAGCCCCTTCCGGAGCAGAGCCTGTCGCTGGCGATGGAGTCCGACGCCGTTCTCCTTGGCGCCGTGGGCGGTCCCAAATGGGAGGCCCTTGAGTACGGCCTCCGGCCGGAGCGGGCCCTCCTGGGGCTCCGGGAGCGGCTGGGCCTGTTCGCCAATCTCCGCCCGGTCCACGTCTTCGAGGAACTTCTGGACGCCTCCCCGCTCAGGCGCTCCGTCGTCGAGGGAACCGACGTCCTGATCGTCCGGGAGCTGACGGGAGACCTCTACTTCGGGATCCCCCGGGGGGTCCGTGTCGAGGACGGGCAGCGGGTGGGGATCAACACCCTCGTCTACACGGAAGGGGAGATCCGCCGCATCGCGAAAACGGGCTTCGAAGCCGCCCGGGCGCGGAGAAGGAAACTGCTCTCCGTGGACAAGGCAAACGTCCTGGAGAGCACCCAGCTCTGGCGGGACGTGGTGACGGAGGTCGGCCGGGACTACCCGGACGTGGAGCTCGGCCACATGTACGTGGACAACTGTGCCATGCAGCTGGTCCGCAATCCGCGCCAGTTCGACGTCATCGTCACGACGAACATGTTCGGCGACATCCTGAGCGACGAGGCCGCCATGATCACGGGATCCATCGGCATGCTGCCGTCGGCGAGCCTTGGGGACGGCCGGGGGATGTACGAGCCCATCCACGGATCGGCCCCGGACATTGCCGGGACGGACGCGGCCAATCCCCTGGGAACGATCCTCTCCGTCGCCATGATGCTCCGCCATTCCTTCGGCCTCGAGAAGGAGGCCCGGCGGATCGAGGACGCCGTCCGGGCGGTCCTCCGGGACGGGCTCCGGACCCGCGACATCGCCGGGGACGGGGCAGGGCCGGCGCCCGTCGGCACCGTCGCCATGGGGGACGCCGTCGTCCGGAAGATCCGGGACGGGGCCTGA